The nucleotide sequence CGTTGCAGTGGGGGCGATCGGTACCGGTCTCGCGACTCTGGCATTGGCAGAACAGTTGGGTTTTGCAGGCGATCGGGAGGACTTGGCCTTGCCAGTCAATGCTTCACAACCCGATCCTCTCTTGCAATGGACATGGACGCCGACCCGTCAATGGGTTATCGCACTGCTGCCGCTGTGGGTACTCGTGCAGCTATGGCTGCCCCTGAGACACTACTTCATTCCCGGCGATGCTAATTGGACGGAGGAAGGTCAGCGATTTGCTTGGCGCATGAAGTTGCGGGACAAGCGCGGCTCGGCGGTGTTTTATGCCTTCAATCCCGCCACACAAGTGGGGAACGAGATCGATCCGCGCGAGATCCTGCGCCCCTGGCAGTATGTCAGGATGCTGCAGCGGCCCTATGCGATCGCTCAATTTGCCCGCCATCTGGGCGATCTGCTGGCAGAGGCGGGGGTTCCCGAAGTGGAGATTTACGCCCGCGTGCAGGTTTCCCTTAACGGTCGCCCCCCGCAATTTCTCATCGATCCCACCGCCAATCTGCTCGATCGCGCCTCAAACATTGTGCCCGCACCGTGGATTTTCCCCTTACTGGAATCGCTGCCCCCCAACGCTCGATCCCGAGAAACCTCAGAGGCGATCGCTGCTTTGCCACCGACCGTCGAGCCAACACCCCAAGACCTTGCCCGTTACAGTTTGGCCCCACCAGGGGGTGGCGGCTGAGAGCGTGTGCATCGACTGGCGATCGCAGGTCCAAGTTTTGTAGGGAGCCAAAATCGTACAGTTGGCGGGCTGTCCCAGATCGAGTTTGGGCGCGATCGCTTGTAAGACTTTTGCCGGACCCACAGAGAGCGCCGACCACAGCTCCGTCGCCGAGAGACGATCGGTCTCCACCAACTGCTGCCACAACATCGGCAAGGCCAATTCCAAGCCGATCGCGCCTGGAGGAGACTCTGCAAACGAGACGGTTTTTTCCTCAAAGGTATAGGGGGTGTGGTCGGTGGCGATCGCGCTCAGCGTCCCCGCTCTGACAGCATCGATGAGGGCTTGGCGATCGGTAGCGGTGCCCAAAGGGGCGTGCAGGTGCAAGGCAGGATGGTAGTGGAACAATTCGACATCGCGATCGCACAGCAGTAGGTGCATCCAGGAGGTGCTGGCGGTGACGGGCAAGCCAGCGGCGCGGGCGGATTCGACCAGTTCCAGACTGCGCGCCTGGGTGAGACGCATTAGATGAATGGGGGTGTGGGTGTAGCGCACCAATTCGATCGCGGTGGCCACCGCGATCGATTCTGCCACTGACGGAATCCCTTTTAACCCCAATCGCACCGACCATTCCCCCTCTAACATGGCTCCGCCCGCCAGCGATCGCTCCTGCGGCCACAACAACAGTGGTTTGCCTAAGGGCTGCACGTATTCCAACAGCCTTCGCAGCAGCG is from Synechococcus sp. PCC 7336 and encodes:
- a CDS encoding dihydroorotase, giving the protein MFASDRSYLLNQIRIVDPAGVGDRLGDVWIAGGVLRAIEDSLQVPEGTDIVDGRDWAIGPGLVDLYAQSGEPGFEQRETVESLGKAAIAGGFTQVALLPTTHPVADDPAQLEAIRQQARPGHTPHWHPLAAITRAARGETMTELAELAASGAAGFCDGRPIDSVPLLRRLLEYVQPLGKPLLLWPQERSLAGGAMLEGEWSVRLGLKGIPSVAESIAVATAIELVRYTHTPIHLMRLTQARSLELVESARAAGLPVTASTSWMHLLLCDRDVELFHYHPALHLHAPLGTATDRQALIDAVRAGTLSAIATDHTPYTFEEKTVSFAESPPGAIGLELALPMLWQQLVETDRLSATELWSALSVGPAKVLQAIAPKLDLGQPANCTILAPYKTWTCDRQSMHTLSAATPWWGQTVTGKVLGCWLDGRWQSSDRL